From Xiphophorus couchianus chromosome 23, X_couchianus-1.0, whole genome shotgun sequence, one genomic window encodes:
- the LOC114138662 gene encoding rho-related GTP-binding protein RhoG-like encodes MQTIKCVMVGDGEVGKTFLLVTYTTSAFKEKHLSALFDNYTGDISVDGHTVTLTLWDTAGREGYEQLRALAYAQADVFVVCFSIGSPSSYANVRLKWKPEVSQQCPKVPILLLGTKSDLRGDEETVKKLKEQGLAPTTHQQGDILAKQIGAVKYMECSALQQENIREVFEEAARVVLFPAPKKNCEKCVLL; translated from the coding sequence ATGCAGACCATAAAGTGTGTGATGGTGGGTGATGGGGAAGTGGGTAAAACCTTTCTCCTCGTCACTTACACGACCagtgcttttaaagaaaaacacctttCTGCACTGTTTGACAATTACACTGGTGACATAAGTGTTGATGGGCACACGGTGACCCTCACTCTGTGGGACACAGCAGGCCGTGAGGGATATGAGCAGCTGCGTGCCCTCGCCTATGCTCAGGCAGATGTTTTCGTAGTCTGCTTCTCTATTGGCAGCCCTTCCTCTTACGCTAACGTCAGGCTCAAGTGGAAACCCGAAGTGTCTCAGCAATGCCCCAAAGTGCCAATCCTACTGCTGGGCACCAAGTCAGACCTGAGAGGTGATGAAGAAACGGTGAAGAAGTTAAAGGAGCAGGGTTTGGCGCCCACCACCCATCAGCAGGGGGACATCCTGGCCAAGCAGATCGGGGCCGTTAAATACATGGAGTGTTCTGctctgcagcaggaaaacattAGGGAGGTTTTTGAGGAAGCTGCGAGGGTGGTGTTGTTTCCAGCCCCTAAAAAGAATTGTGAAAAGTGTGTGCTGCTGTAA
- the LOC114139329 gene encoding rho-related GTP-binding protein RhoG-like — protein MQTIKCVVVGDGAVGKTCLLISYTTNAFPEEYIPTVFDNYSAQMSVDGRNVSLNLWDTAGQEEYDRLRTLSYPQTNVFIICFSIGSPSSHANVRHKWHPEVSHHCPNVPILLVGTKKDLRGDDETVKKLKEQGLAPTTNQQGNALAKQIGAVKYMECSALKQDNVKEVFAEAVRAVLYPVTKKNHKKCVLL, from the coding sequence ATGCAGACCATTAAGTGTGTGGTAGTGGGTGATGGGGCAGTGGGTAAAACGTGCCTACTTATCTCTTATACCACCAATGCCTTCCCAGAAGAATACATTCCCACAGTGTTTGACAATTACAGCGCTCAGATGAGTGTGGATGGCCGCAATGTCAGCCTCAACCTGTGGGACACGGCGGGCCAGGAGGAGTACGATCGTCTGCGTACTCTCTCCTATCCACAGACCAACGTTTTTATAATCTGCTTCTCCATCGGCAGCCCTTCCTCCCACGCAAACGTCAGGCACAAGTGGCATCCTGAAGTGTCCCACCACTGCCCAAACGTTCCCATCTTGCTGGTGGGCACCAAGAAAGACCTAAGAGGCGACGACGAAACTGTGAAGAAGTTAAAGGAGCAGGGTCTGGCCCCTACCACCAACCAGCAGGGCAACGCTTTGGCCAAGCAGATCGGAGCGGTCAAGTACATGGAGTGCTCTGCGCTGAAGCAAGATAATGTCAAGGAGGTGTTTGCAGAAGCTGTGAGAGCAGTTTTGTACCCAGTCACGAAGAAGAATCACAAAAAGTGCGTTCTGTTGTAA
- the LOC114139652 gene encoding LOW QUALITY PROTEIN: FH2 domain-containing protein 1 (The sequence of the model RefSeq protein was modified relative to this genomic sequence to represent the inferred CDS: inserted 1 base in 1 codon) codes for MCLKKGRWELIAFTFKQLFQDFKTLWIELGPRAERXSLEQGRKACSPVVTPYSNYQTASMHINLTVAVKESHAFHGTKPTADAVVMTAMESRQVLTAPQGPPPPPPPPPPPPPPASSSPFSRADTVGQSRLRKLNWERIPKEKVEGRKSVWSGVAPEEDEFPIDLHSLDELFGQKDSMPRDRTVTLRRRSALLRCRSPQASLGEIFLLDSKRSMNIGIFLRQFKMPAKEIIEDIRHGVGDRYGAEKLAELSKLLPDSEEECRLRRFCGEQSCLGEPDLFMLLLVEVPSFRLRLDAMILQQEFDPALTSLCVAARCLREAARELLSCPELHSILRLVLKAGNYMNAGGYSGNAAGFRISSLLKLADTKANKPGMNLLHFVAMEAVKKDQSLLSFPSQLGHVGSASRLCEEAVLDDLAKLKSRVAELKTNVENETEIKQQTQSFLERANERLKEADDEVEGMRMSSQALMEFFCEDDSTFKLEEACKVFHLFCHRFQRAVQENEERDLKEQKRLERQRKIVEKRRSLAVCTGLDLGLSLAREPDCQENQDELERLLEKNLNYTWNRRSLRTTDSRRFMHHMQNDTHLNSSSILKSFPVLGSSPTSTGYHSNSSSDHETSAVLCSSPETDGGCSPFDQESVLERGMRMSKERMEAVKDSHIAVFRYSQHGKSFTMKQYGPESISYSLHDQLKTTGHKEKADFSPENMTLNSSSIESAAVSTNTSAQGVKNQTSACRRRLSNSNCSTQSKSGSSSVHESNNNCGTLSDRNTKTGTKLQSSAEEVSFQPQTKYSPTVKISTTTSLPDASLTKDGETGGFLTPMKEDWMPSSLPEFGHSQPKEASDLPTADKETARSFSRVGETLECHTLVKGLRSYEKLTPPTSPLPRPSPSLCSKWRKERDVNLHEGIAPVSIAPKEDARTVKSLMRSGIGAKRGFVSRTVPSNSTGIPRVHSKTEPSNGAPAPANPPLSARPSIPRSASVRSSSSVRPTIAQAEVKRSTSTRERIVNESQITEKSTLTQRSSDRTPQEKVCGSTQSTFIRGAPTRVSKRVAPNSECQLPSQSRTASSPSSATAKNIRTTVISAARSKSAKTTTCASNSPANPKTPAASRIPGLKMPRATTAQPLWR; via the exons ACTTTATGGATTGAACTTGGACCAAGAGCAGAAA CTTCTCTAGAGCAAGGCCGCAAAGCCTGCTCACCTGTGGTAACCCCGTACTCTAACTACCAGACAGCCTCTATGCACATCAACCTGACTGTGGCCGTCAAGGAATCTCATGCCTTTCATGGAACTAAGCCCACTGCTGATGCCGTGGTAATGACAGCCATGGAGTCACGTCAGGTGCTGACTGCCCCTCAAGgaccaccacctcctcctcctccgcctcctccccCACCGCCGCCTGCATCCTCCTCACCTTTTAGCCGGGCAGATACTGTAGGTCAGAGTCGGCTGAGGAAGCTGAACTGGGAGCGTATCCCCAAAGAGAAAGTGGAAGGCAGGAAGAGCGTGTGGAGTGGTGTGGCCCCCGAAGAGGATGAGTTTCCTATTGACCTCCATTCTCTGGATGAGTTGTTTGGGCAGAAGGACAGCATGCCAAGGGACAGAACCGTGACGCTGAGGCGACGTTCGGCGCTGCTACGGTGCAGATCCCCACAGGCTAGCCTGGGAGAG ATTTTCCTACTGGATTCCAAGCGCAGCATGAACATAGGAATATTTCTGCGGCAATTCAAAAT GCCAGCTAAGGAGATCATTGAAGATATCAGGCACGGTGTTGGAGATCGTTATGGAGCAGAGAAACTCGCAGAGCTCTCCAAACTGCTTCCTGACAGCGAGGAG gaaTGTCGCCTTAGGAGGTTCTGTGGAGAACAGAGCTGTCTCGGAGAGCCTGATCTTTTCATGCTGCTTTTAGTGGAAGTTCCCAG TTTTCGACTCCGTCTGGATGCCATGATCCTACAACAAGAGTTTGACCCCGCTCTGACCTCTCTGTGTGTGGCAGCCAGATGTCTCAGGGAGGCGGCAAGAG AACTGCTGAGCTGTCCCGAATTGCACTCCATCCTCCGTCTGGTGCTGAAAGCAGGGAACTACATGAATGCT GGTGGATATTCAGGGAATGCGGCTGGTTTTCGAATTTCATCACTTCTCAAATTGGCAGACACCAAAGCCAACAAGCCAGGGATGAATTTGCTGCATTTCGTTGCTATG GAAGCTGTGAAAAAAGACCAGAGTTTACTGTCTTTTCCCAGCCAACTAGGCCACGTTGGCTCTGCCTCCAG GTTGTGTGAAGAAGCTGTGCTAGATGACCTGGCAAAGTTAAAAAGCAGAGTGGCTGAACTGAAGACAAATGTAGAGAATGAGACAGAGATTAAGCAACAGACACAATCCTTTCTGGAG AGGGCTAATGAGCGACTGAAAGAGGCCGATGACGAGGTAGAGGGTATGAGGATGTCGAGTCAAGCATTGATGGAGTTTTTCTGTGAAGATGACAGCACTTTCAAGCTAGAGGAGGCGTGCAAggttttccatttgttttgccATCGGTTCCAAAGAGCTGTTCAG gaaaatgaGGAACGGGACCTCAAGGAGCAGAAACGTCTAGAACGTCAACGAAAGATTGTGGAAAAGCGTCGGTCTCTTGCCGTTTGTACAGGGCTGGACCTGGGGCTGAGTCTTGCCAGAGAGCCTGACTGTCAAGAAAACCAAGATGAACTGGAGAGACTTTTAGAGAAGAACCTGAACTATACCTGGAATCGCCGTAGTCTTAGAACCACTGATTCTCGTAGATTCATGCACCACATGCAAAATGACACCCATCTCAACAGTTCATCTATTCTCAAGAGCTTTCCGGTCTTGGGGAGTAGTCCGACATCCACTGGTTATCATTCAAACAGTTCCTCGGACCACGAAACCAGTGCTGTACTTTGCAGTTCGCCAGAGACTGATGGGGGATGTTCCCCCTTTGACCAAGAGTCTGTTCTGGAAAGAGGGATGAGAATGTCGAAAGAGAGAATGGAGGCAGTAAAAGACTCCCACATTGCAGTATTTAGATATTCTCAACATGGAAAAAGCTTCACTATGAAGCAGTATGGGCCTGAGAGCATTTCTTACTCTCTACATGACCAACTGAAAACAACAGGACACAAAGAAAAGGCAGATTTTTCTcctgaaaacatgactttgaacAGTTCTAGTATAGAGTCTGCTGCTGTAAGCACCAATACATCAGCCCAAGGTGTGAAAAACCAGACCTCTGCTTGCAGACGTAGGCTGTCCAATAGTAATTGTTCTACTCAGAGTAAATCTGGAAGCTCTTCAGTTCATGAGTCCAATAACAACTGTGGAACACTTTCTGACAGAAATACAAAGACTGGGACCAAATTACAATCATCTGCAGAGGAAGTATCATTCCAGCCACAGACAAAGTACAGTCCAACAGTTAAAATAAGTACAACAACATCTTTACCTGATGCAAGTTTAACAAAAGACGGAGAAACTGGAGGGTTTTTAACCCCAATGAAGGAGGACTGGATGCCCTCCAGTCTGCCAGAGTTTGGTCATTCACAGCCAAAGGAGGCCTCTGATTTGCCAACTGCAGATAAAGAGACTGCCAGGTCATTCTCACGTGTCGGTGAAACACTGGAGTGCCATACTCTGGTAAAAGGTTTGCGGTCATATGAGAAACTAACTCCCCCAACCTCACCACTTCCACGACCTTCACCAAGTCTTTGCTCAAAGTGGAGGAAGGAGAGGGATGTCAACCTGCACGAGGGGATTGCTCCAGTGTCTATTGCACCAAAAGAAGATGCTAGAACTGTGAAGAGCCTGATGCGTAGTGGTATTGGGGCAAAGAGAGGGTTTGTGTCACGGACAGTCCCTTCCAACAGCACAGGCATACCCCGAGTTCACTCCAAAACTGAGCCTTCCAACGGAGCTCCAGCGCCTGCTAACCCACCACTTTCTGCACGTCCGTCCATTCCCCGCAGCGCTTCAGTTCGCTCGTCTTCTTCTGTTCGACCAACTATAGCTCAGGCGGAAGTGAAGCGAAGTACCAGTACACGGGAGAGAATTGTAAATGAGTCACAGATTACAGAGAAGTCCACTTTGACTCAGAGGTCTTCAGACAGAACTCCACAAGAGAAGGTCTGTGGCAGCACTCAATCTACCTTTATTAGAGGAGCTCCCACCCGTGTGTCCAAACGTGTTGCTCCAAACTCTGAGTGTCAACTGCCATCCCAGTCGCGGACAGCTAGCAGCCCATCCTCGGCCACTGCCAAGAACATACGCACAACTGTCATTTCAGCTGCCCGCAGTAAATCAGCTAAGACAACAACCTGTGCCAGCAACTCACCTGCTAACCCTAAAACTCCAGCTGCTTCCCGGATACCTGGTCTTAAAATGCCCCGGGCTACTACAGCTCAGCCCTTGTGGAGATGA